ACCACCTACGCCGATGCCGCGCTGGATAACGCAGTCGCAGCGTCTGCGAATGGCGATGAGCAGCTGGAGGAGGCAGCCAGCAGCCTGAACCCGCTGGAGGACACACATAAGCAAGAGAAACGTTACGTTGGTGGCACCTGGGATCCGTATTCGTCGCGTCTCGGACTTGGTTTGGGTAGACGACCGTGGCATTGcgttcaaaaaattttacaactttaaTTTTGGttctattttactattttaaagaCGGCACCTCCGGTTATGGCGGTTATGGTGGTTACGGTGGTTATGCTGGCGCTGCTGGGCTTGGTGGACTCGGCGGTTATGGTGGTTACGGCGGTTATGGCGGTTATGGCAACTATGCTGGTTACGGCTCTGCTGGCTATGGTCCTTATGGCGGCTATGGCAGCCCTTACGCTTACTACAATGCACGCTTCGGTGGCGGTTATCCCTACTCGCGCTTGGGCTACAATTATCCATCCAACTATTACAGCGGTTACACCAACAGCGTGGTAGGTGGCGGTTTGGGCGGCTATGCTGGTGGTGTAGTGCCGCCAGTAGGTGGTGTTACTGCCGGCACTGGCTATCAATATGGGCCGGGCATTTCGGGCACAGTCTACTGAAGGACCAACGGTAAAACGCAGCTTGGGCGTATGCGTTAGTTGTGCGCAAACTCGGACAAGGCTGAGTTGGTCATAGAATACTGcctataatttcgatttttgtaATGCATACTGaataaatagaataaattaaaactataattattaataaaataaatgatagtTTTTTTGCTTGTTTCTTTCCAATTAGAATTCTGTATAAAGtctcaacaacaaaatttttttgaaaaataaaaataaatataaaaatatattcaatttttaaagaaaagtttaaaaaaatttaagtcgaaatacaaaaatattgtttaaataatttttcaaattttatttacttaaatattttttattgcataaaaccATTTCTACATTATTAGTGTTTTAAGTTACATTTgtagcaaattaattttttaaaagaaataactATAATTATAAGGTCCAGCTAGGTAAAAGTAAATTGTTGTAATATCTATTGATCAAAATTATGTTTGTTCTTCAATTTGTTGTTCAAATTTCAAGCAGCCAGTTTTACAGCCAAATTTCAAAAGTACAGTTATTTATTTAACGCACCGCCGGCGTTGTCTTTCACAACTCATTGTAAGCCACATGCTTGTCTTTGATTATCCAAAACGAGTCGACAATTTCGCCATTTTTATCATCCGAAACTTGTTCGAAGTACAGATGTGTGCTATTGTAGGCCTTCATGCGCGTGTAGCCATAATCCTAAATCGTGaaaagatttataaaaaaaaaaattataaaaaagaactGCAGACATTGAAACTAGCACACACTTACATTGCTGTGGTAGGCGTTCCACGAGGGCAGCGTCTCGGAGAATGGTTCGCGTTGCTCTTTGCAGCCAGCCGAACCGGTTATGATCTGTATCGGCGCTTTAGGATTGGTGTAAGGTGCGGCTGTCGAACCATTATACACTTTGAAATCATAAATAGGCCAGAGGCGCGTGTAGAAATGTTCGTGCGCGAAGATCTCCACGTCGACGCCATTTTTGTAGAACAAATCCTCCAAACCGAACATTTTCACCAACGGCAAACCCTGTCTTATGAATGTCTCCAACTTCTCATTGCAATCGTACTCCTTGTCGTCGCTACAGTACATCGGACGATGACCATAAGTTATGATCCAGGGGCGTTGTGCACGATTCTCCGGTTTATTGGCTACACGTAGATCATTCTCCAGCCACTCGAATTGTTTCGTAAGCAATTTGAAGCCATATTTCAAGAAGTAATAGACCTCGGTGGAGAAGGACACAAAGTGTACGGGCCCCAAATCAAAACTATACCACAGGCTATCCCTTTCGCCGGGCATATTGAAACGCGTTTTGTAATTCGAAAAATTActaagcatttaaaatttttttctattatttaacaaatataaatattagcaaCGCTTTGCACACTCACTATTTCTCCTCGTGATTGCCAGGACACACCATGTATGGCACATAGGCCGCAATCGTTTCCACTTGCCGCATAAATTCATCGCCCACAAGCGCATTTTCCGTATCCATGTCGTAAGCGAAGTCACCCACATGTATGATGGCGTCGTACATACCCTGCTGCGTGTCCTGCTGCAAACGCGCCAATGACTGCGCATTCTCATTGCCCATATCGCCAAAGATGGCCAAACTCGGCTGCCAGTCGCTGCCTGCCGGCGGCGTGGTAAAGCTGAAGCGCGCAGACCAGCCCAATTCACTGCCACACGAGTATTCATAACGCGTCTGCGGCTTCAAGAAACGCAGCGTTACTTTGTGTATGTATTGTGTGTGATGCTTGCGGCCGCCATCGACAAAACGACGCGCATCGCCTGTGACGTTGACCAAACTCTTTGCGTCGGCGTAGTTTTCGCCGTACAGCACGACTGACTGGTTGGTGGCATCGCGTGTGGACCAGGTGACGACAATGTCAGAGAGGTTATCTTgtgaaagaaattgcaaatgtacatataaatgattttcaattaaaacttaAGTGTATGTTAAGGTACATCACATCACTATAaacaacacaataatgatcGCATATCATGTTGAAAGCtgtttaagcgttaaaataagtTGACATgaagttaaaaaatgtttgcataaaaagccagaaaaaaataatgtagGTCACATCACCACATCACATCACAACATGGCATATGACATAATATCACATCACCAATAACGCATCAAATcgcaacatataaaaaaattagtacaatttagtgtataaatttatacataacaGCACATTGCATCACTCACATTACAACTTCgacataacagcaacaacaacacgcacATTGCATGAAATCATACTTAACCCTAgaaagtatttacatatgtatatcaaaatcaACACATCACATTACACCTGCTCAAATCGTATGAAGTACAATTAAAGCTTAACGAGAGTTACTATATGTTTTCGAATCAGTTTAAGTTAGCttggtaaaatattatttctttaagtCGAACATTCATGCAAATCGAATAACCTAACTTAGCCTCATATGATGTGGACTTGGACAACTTGGGCTGGATTCAGTGGCATATATAAAGTGTATGCATGTTTTATGCCacattagcaacaacaataataataacaacaacaacacacaatatcttgcatatacatatataacagttGAGATTAAAAGCAGCCCAACCTAGCATATGTTTCCATATAaaacaagaatttaattttttatatcacaAAAGGGCTATACAAAGAACTTTTTTTGATTTCGATTAATCAGTTTGTAAgacatctatatgctatagtggtccgatatcggcactTCCGACAAATGCGCAGCTCCTTGTgtagaaaaagacgtgtgcaaaatttcagagcgatatctcaaaagctaagGTTTTggttagcgtatatacagacggacatggctaaatcggcacagctatatattttatagggtctccgatgtttgcTTCTGCGTATGACAAactgcgtggcaaacttaatgttcagggtataataggatgaaaaatctttaattttgaTTGAAGATTAAGTTGAAAAGCCAAATTGtttggtaaaataaattttttcctaCAAATAATAGTCACATGCGGCGACATGCTTTGTAATATggcttttatttgttaataattgagattaagtatatttgtacaataattggaaataattatttaataatataaatatttgtatataatagaaaatatatattatttggcaAATGCAGAGTTAtaagtgtaaaatatttatgattgaaaaataaaaaaataaaataaaaaataaaaatactaataatcaaaagtgcaataacaaaaacaaaaaataaataaataaatgataataaattaaattcaataacaacaacaacaaaaataaaataaaacattaataaatgttacaaaattaaaacaaagaaataagagaattaacaaaataataaaaaatatataaagaataaaaatatacaatgaataaaaaaaaagaagtggcataaacaaataacataaacataaaaaacgATAGTTTAGTTgaaacaatataaaagaaatattcattaagtttttttgctgttacatgtttttttaattaatttcataattttgaaacaaatgttaatttttttttaataaaaatgttgatagcagctttttaaaattatttaaagacttttctcaataaaatttaattcagttgtatttattttaaatcaatttaattaattttaatttttaaatttcattaatttaaatcattttaatttttaaatgttggAATTTTCGTTTACAAGGCAAATTTTCACACAGCCCTcgttttatgatattttttctattaggaatgcatattttgtaattttaaaatatattttgatagtttttgtcataaaatgcataaatatataataaaaaaatacaaacatataatattatgggATTAGAGATTACTTTTGACTAAATACTTTGCTTTTGCAAAACtactttgcaaaatttttggtgaaattcaCAGCTTATACCGTTATTGTATAGGAGAtagaaaataagttaaaatatcaaaattattattattgttatttttcatgTCTCTTTACACTTTACGCTTATTCCTCGACATAACTGCCATGCTTGTCCTTGACAACCCAAAATGCATCAATAATTTGTCCATCTTTGTCATCGGACACCTGTTCAAAGTATAAATGTGTGCCGTTATACGCCTTGAGACGTGTATAACCGAAATCCTGACTATGAAACGCGCTCCACTTGGGCATCACTTTAAAGAAAGGCTCACGCCCCTCCTTATTACCCGCCGAACCGGTTATGATATGCACAGGCGCGCGTGGATTGCGATAAGGCGCGGCCAACGAGCCATTAAACACTTTGTAATCATAAATGGGCCACAAGCGCTCATAGCAATGTTCATGCGCCCATATTGCCACATCGACGCCCTGCTCATAGAACAATTGCTCCAGGCCGAACATATGCAGCACCGGCAAACCAGTGCGCACGACCGTCTCATGCTTTGAACAGTCATTGCCATTATTATTGCTACAATACATCGGCCGATGTGCAAAGGTTATAATCCAAGGACGCGCTTTGCGATTCTCTGGTCGATTCGCCATCTCTAAATCACGCACCAGCCACTCGTATTGCGAAACTAAACTCTTCAAGCCATAGTGTAGAAAGTAGTAGAGCTCAGTTGAGAAGGCCACAAAGTGTATGGGACCCAAATCGAAGCTATAAAATAGATTTTCCGTGCCGCCAGGCATGTGAAAGCGCGCGCGATAATTCGAAAAATTGCTACAATGTGGCGTGGAAATACATATAAGtgaaaataatgtatatattgCGCTGTTCAACACTCACTAGGTCTGCTCATGATTGCCCGCACACACCATATAGGGCACATAAGCTGCTATGGCCTCCACTTGACGCATGAACTCATCGCCAACAGCGGCATTCTCCGAATGCATATCGTAAGCGAAATCGCCCACATGCAAAATCGCATCGTACATGCCGCGTTGCGTGTCCTGCTGCAAGCGCGGCAATGACTGCGCATTCTCATTGCCCAAATCACCGTAAATCGCCAGCGTGGGTGACCAATGCGCATGCGTCGGTGGTGTGCGGAACCAAAATTGCGGCGACCAGCCAAGCGTGCTGCCGCAATGGTAAATATAACGCTTTTCTGGTGCCAAATTGGACAAGGTCACCTGGTGTAGTGAGTAGAAAGCGTATTTAAAATAGGGTAGAAAAGGAAAATAGCGCAATAACAAGCATGTACTTACACGATGTATGTATTGTGCGCTGTGCGCGCTGCCGCCATccacaaacttttttggtggctCTGTTGCGTTTTGCACAAACTCAAACGTTTCAAGGCCATATTCACAGATAGACGCTTTAGTATCGTCGCGTGTGGACCAAGTTACAACGATGTCGCGTGTGGtttctttaaaaacaaaatatttgcaaaaagtgTGTTTGATATTTTCGTAATAAGTTTattcagaattttcaaaaattcaattttttgtttttttttttgcatcttcgttaagtgtaatatctcgaaaatattctttaaaaatttcaagttgatccgataattgctttttgagttattcgacaaataacaaagagcgctcgggcaCTTTAAAGTGCTCGGGAGCAGGTAGCTAGCTAGCtgcaagaaaatttaaatgcgtttttctcaaaactatgtttttcgaactggtgacttgtaactcgaaaaccgctcagtagattttaatgaaatttatacagctttaagaatatataatacacTCGCGCCTGatcgaagaattttttttttcaaaaatttcgattttttaagaccgactattaactgtaaattttttcccaaaaatctagaaaaaaatttcctgaggccgccattttgttaatttttgaaaaaaaaagcttcgattaggcccaggattatctatttacaaaactaattttttttatccgattgattttagatgaatctccaaggacttatgattgtacttttttttttaaattttcctgacttcaagtcaaaacattgtataataatgccatattactacttttgtaaaatcacacgatttaatagcaaaaaaaaattactgaaaattctcattttttcgtgcctctgactaccaCTAACCCCTTAATGtgctcaaaaaatattaagaaacacCGAGTTCGAAGCGAACAGAAGATTATGTACTAACCtaaatattaagaattttaGTATAGTAAAATTTGTCGAGacttttcaaaattagatatttaTTCTAGGACATCAGCTCGTTACTGAAAGTGTATGCACCAATTGcagaccttataaagtatatatataaactgtcAACG
The sequence above is drawn from the Bactrocera oleae isolate idBacOlea1 chromosome 5, idBacOlea1, whole genome shotgun sequence genome and encodes:
- the LOC106619798 gene encoding acid phosphatase type 7 isoform X2, translating into MRSLLYVLFALLASATAQKLEKMNTISDNMGKVYHYQPEQVHLAFGETTRDIVVTWSTRDDTKASICEYGLETFEFVQNATEPPKKFVDGGSAHSAQYIHRVTLSNLAPEKRYIYHCGSTLGWSPQFWFRTPPTHAHWSPTLAIYGDLGNENAQSLPRLQQDTQRGMYDAILHVGDFAYDMHSENAAVGDEFMRQVEAIAAYVPYMVCAGNHEQTYNFSNYRARFHMPGGTENLFYSFDLGPIHFVAFSTELYYFLHYGLKSLVSQYEWLVRDLEMANRPENRKARPWIITFAHRPMYCSNNNGNDCSKHETVVRTGLPVLHMFGLEQLFYEQGVDVAIWAHEHCYERLWPIYDYKVFNGSLAAPYRNPRAPVHIITGSAGNKEGREPFFKVMPKWSAFHSQDFGYTRLKAYNGTHLYFEQVSDDKDGQIIDAFWVVKDKHGSYVEE
- the LOC106618768 gene encoding claw keratin, which translates into the protein MKCAPLIAALFAFCAITTTTYADAALDNAVAASANGDEQLEEAASSLNPLEDTHKQEKRYVGGTWDPYSSRLGLGLDGTSGYGGYGGYGGYAGAAGLGGLGGYGGYGGYGGYGNYAGYGSAGYGPYGGYGSPYAYYNARFGGGYPYSRLGYNYPSNYYSGYTNSVVGGGLGGYAGGVVPPVGGVTAGTGYQYGPGISGTVY
- the LOC106619798 gene encoding acid phosphatase type 7 isoform X1, with translation MRSLLYVLFALLASATAQKLEKMNTISDNMGKVYHYQPEQVHLAFGDNLSDIVVTWSTRDATNQSVVLYGENYADAKSLVNVTGDARRFVDGGRKHHTQYIHKVTLRFLKPQTRYEYSCGSELGWSARFSFTTPPAGSDWQPSLAIFGDMGNENAQSLARLQQDTQQGMYDAIIHVGDFAYDMDTENALVGDEFMRQVETIAAYVPYMVCPGNHEEKYNFSNYKTRFNMPGERDSLWYSFDLGPVHFVSFSTEVYYFLKYGFKLLTKQFEWLENDLRVANKPENRAQRPWIITYGHRPMYCSDDKEYDCNEKLETFIRQGLPLVKMFGLEDLFYKNGVDVEIFAHEHFYTRLWPIYDFKVYNGSTAAPYTNPKAPIQIITGSAGCKEQREPFSETLPSWNAYHSNDYGYTRMKAYNSTHLYFEQVSDDKNGEIVDSFWIIKDKHVAYNEL